CTGACGGAGATCGCAGCCGCAGCACTGACGTAGGGTTCACACGCACGCATCGGGGGGGTGAGTCGAGTGGATGACAGATGGACACGCCGGCTGGCCGTGGCCGGGCTCGCGGCGGCGGTGGCTGTGGCACTGCTCGTCCCGGCGGCTCCGGGGCTGGGCCAGGGCGCGCCGATCAAGATCGCGGTGATCACGGCGGTGACGGGGCCGGCGAGTTCGCTCGGAAAGCCGGAGCAGGATACCGCGCGGATGCTGCAGGCCCAATGGACGGCGGCCGGCGGGCTGGCCGGCCGGCCCGTTCAGGTGATCACCTACGACACGGAGTCGGACCCGACCAAGGCCATCCTCCTTGCCAAGAAGGCCGTCACCGAGGACAACGTGATCGCGTTTGTGGGCGGGACCACGAGCCCCGAGTCCCAGGCGATGGCGGATTACGCGATCCAGGCCGACGTCCCGTTCATGTCCCTGGCGGCGAGCACAACGCTCACGGTGCCCACGCGCGCGTGGGTCTTCCAGATGCCTCAGCGGAACGCGACGGCGGCGCAGAAGGCGCTTGAATATCTGGTGGCCGTGCATGTCAAGACCATCGCGTTCCTCTACCGCAACGACGACTTCGGTCAGGACGGCCTGGTCGCGCTCAGGACCTTCGGGCTTCACCAAGGGGTCACGCTGGTCGACACCGAGCCGTTCGCGGCCATCGATACGGATCTGAGCGCTCAGGTCGCCCGCGCGCGGGCCAAGAATCCGGGCGCGATGGTGGTGTGGAGCACGCCGCCCACCGCATCGATCGCCGCGAAGAACATCCGGCAGCTCGGGATGCGCGTCCCGATCCTAGAAAGCCACGGGATCGCCAACCGGGCGTTCATCCAACTGGCCGGTCCGGCCGCCGAGGGAGTGGTCTTCCCGTCGGGCAAGCTCCTCATCGCCGGCCAACTCCCGGCCACGGACCCGCAGAAGGCGCTCCTCGAGAAATACGCGCGGGACTTCGAGACGGCAAACCGCTATGCCGCGAACACCTTCGGCGGTCATGCGTTCGACGGCCTGACGATGCTGGCGGACGCGATTCGTCACGTCGGTCTCGACCGCGGCAAGATCCGCGACTACCTCGAGCACCTGCGGGGCTTCGTCGGCACGGGCGGGGTCTTCAACATGTCGCCCGAAAACCACAACGGGCTGACGACAAAGGACATGGTGCTGGTCGTCATCAAGAACGGCAACTGGGCGATCTGGAAATAGGCGGAGGATGGGGCGGGCCCCCGGCCGGCCGTGTTGACCCTCCTGCCGCAACTCGTCCTCACCGGTGTGACGATCGGCAGTATCTATGCGCTGGTGGCGCTCGGTTTCGTCCTCATCTACACGATCACCGGAATTCTCAACTTCGCCCAGGGTGAATTTGCGATGATCGGCGCCATGCTGTGCGCGGCGCTGCTCGCCGCCCACGTGCCGCTCGGGCTGTCGATCGCCGGCGCGATCGCGGCCGCGTGCGTCCTCGGTGCGCTCATGGAACGTCTCGCGATCGAACCGGCGTTTGGCAGCCATCCGCTGACGCTCATCATCATCACGTTCGGTGTCTCGATGGCCTTCCGGGGACTCGCGCTGATGCTGTGGGGCGCCGACCCCTACTCGCTGCCCGAGTTTACGCCCGGCGACCCGCTCATCGTCATGGGCGGCGTGCTGGGGCGCCAGGCGATGTGGGCGGTCGGCCTCTCGGTCATCGCCGTCATCGCCCTGTTCATGTTCTTCGCCCGGACTTTGCCCGGCGCCGCGCTGCGGGCCTGCGCCGACAACGCCTTTGCCAGCCGGCTCATGGGGATTAGCCCGCGGCGAATGGCGCTGTTTGCCTTCACGCTCGCCGCCGGTCTCGGCGCGCTCGGCGGCATCGTGATCGCGCCGATCATAGGAGCGACGTACGACATGGGCCTCGGGCTGGGTCTCAAAGCATTCGTGGCCGCGGTCATCGGCGGGTTGACGAATGCGCCGGCGGCCGTGTTCGGCGGATACCTTGTCGGCATGATCGA
The window above is part of the bacterium genome. Proteins encoded here:
- a CDS encoding ABC transporter substrate-binding protein, translated to MDDRWTRRLAVAGLAAAVAVALLVPAAPGLGQGAPIKIAVITAVTGPASSLGKPEQDTARMLQAQWTAAGGLAGRPVQVITYDTESDPTKAILLAKKAVTEDNVIAFVGGTTSPESQAMADYAIQADVPFMSLAASTTLTVPTRAWVFQMPQRNATAAQKALEYLVAVHVKTIAFLYRNDDFGQDGLVALRTFGLHQGVTLVDTEPFAAIDTDLSAQVARARAKNPGAMVVWSTPPTASIAAKNIRQLGMRVPILESHGIANRAFIQLAGPAAEGVVFPSGKLLIAGQLPATDPQKALLEKYARDFETANRYAANTFGGHAFDGLTMLADAIRHVGLDRGKIRDYLEHLRGFVGTGGVFNMSPENHNGLTTKDMVLVVIKNGNWAIWK
- a CDS encoding branched-chain amino acid ABC transporter permease; this encodes MLTLLPQLVLTGVTIGSIYALVALGFVLIYTITGILNFAQGEFAMIGAMLCAALLAAHVPLGLSIAGAIAAACVLGALMERLAIEPAFGSHPLTLIIITFGVSMAFRGLALMLWGADPYSLPEFTPGDPLIVMGGVLGRQAMWAVGLSVIAVIALFMFFARTLPGAALRACADNAFASRLMGISPRRMALFAFTLAAGLGALGGIVIAPIIGATYDMGLGLGLKAFVAAVIGGLTNAPAAVFGGYLVGMIESLVTGYLAPGYGGAITFALLLLVLFLQREGLLHGAQRRQV